One Nocardioidaceae bacterium SCSIO 66511 genomic window carries:
- the leuC gene encoding 3-isopropylmalate dehydratase large subunit, producing MGRTLAEKVWDEHVVRSADGEPDLLFIDLHLVHEVTSPQAFEGLRLAGRRVRRTDLTLATEDHNVPTIDVDKPIADPVSRTQVETLRRNCEEFGVRLAPLGDVDQGIVHVVGPQLGLTQPGTTVVCGDSHTSTHGAFGALAFGIGTSEVEHVLATQTLPQARPKTMAVNVEGSLPDDVSAKDLVLALIAQESTGGGQGYIVEYRGQAIRELSMEARMTICNMSIEWGAKAGMIAPDETTFAYLEGREHAPKGEQWDDAVAYWRGLATDPDAEFDREVTIDASSLTPFVTWGTNPGQGRPLGSTVPSPDDFDDANERIATERALEYMALEPGTPLRDIKVDTVFVGSCTNGRMEDLRTAAQIIEGHQVDPDTRLLVVPGSARVRLQAEDEGLDVVFKNAGAEWRGAGCSMCLGMNPDQLSPGERSASTSNRNFEGRQGKGGRTHLVSPQVAVATAVLGHLAAPSDLRTDQLSNS from the coding sequence ATGGGCAGAACCCTCGCAGAGAAGGTATGGGACGAGCACGTGGTCCGAAGCGCCGACGGCGAACCAGACCTGCTTTTCATCGATCTGCATCTCGTACACGAGGTGACGAGCCCGCAGGCGTTCGAGGGCCTTCGGCTCGCGGGCAGACGAGTGCGCCGCACTGACCTCACGCTCGCTACCGAGGACCACAACGTTCCGACGATCGATGTCGACAAGCCGATCGCCGATCCGGTCTCTCGTACGCAGGTCGAGACGCTGCGGCGCAACTGCGAGGAGTTCGGCGTACGCCTGGCTCCGCTCGGCGACGTCGACCAGGGAATCGTGCACGTCGTCGGACCGCAGCTCGGGCTGACCCAACCGGGCACCACCGTCGTATGCGGCGACTCCCATACCTCGACACATGGTGCGTTCGGAGCGCTCGCGTTCGGCATCGGTACGAGCGAGGTCGAGCATGTGCTCGCGACGCAGACGCTCCCGCAGGCGCGGCCGAAGACCATGGCGGTCAACGTCGAGGGGTCGCTGCCGGACGACGTCTCGGCGAAGGACCTCGTGCTCGCGCTGATCGCCCAGGAGTCCACCGGCGGCGGTCAGGGCTACATCGTCGAGTACCGCGGCCAGGCGATCCGCGAGCTGTCGATGGAAGCGCGGATGACGATCTGCAACATGTCGATCGAATGGGGCGCGAAGGCCGGAATGATCGCTCCCGACGAGACGACGTTCGCCTACCTCGAGGGGCGTGAGCACGCGCCGAAGGGCGAGCAGTGGGACGACGCGGTCGCGTACTGGCGTGGTCTCGCGACCGACCCCGACGCCGAGTTCGATCGCGAGGTGACCATCGACGCGTCATCCCTGACGCCGTTCGTCACCTGGGGTACGAACCCCGGGCAGGGCAGGCCGCTCGGCTCGACGGTTCCGTCGCCCGACGACTTCGACGACGCCAACGAGCGGATCGCGACCGAGCGCGCGCTGGAGTACATGGCGCTCGAACCAGGTACGCCCCTTCGAGACATCAAGGTGGACACGGTCTTCGTGGGGTCCTGCACCAACGGTCGGATGGAAGACCTTCGGACCGCCGCGCAGATCATCGAGGGTCACCAGGTAGACCCCGACACCCGTCTGCTGGTCGTGCCGGGTTCGGCGCGCGTACGTCTGCAGGCCGAGGACGAAGGCCTCGACGTGGTGTTCAAGAACGCCGGCGCCGAATGGCGCGGTGCCGGTTGCTCCATGTGCCTTGGCATGAACCCCGATCAGCTCTCCCCGGGGGAGCGCAGCGCATCGACGTCCAACCGCAACTTCGAGGGTCGACAAGGCAAGGGCGGTCGTACGCACTTGGTTTCGCCGCAGGTCGCTGTCGCAACAGCGGTTCTCGGTCACCTCGCCGCGCCGTCCGATCTTCGTACCGACCAACTCAGCAACAGCTGA
- a CDS encoding IclR family transcriptional regulator has translation MDNSSGVGVLDKAALVLTALESGPATLAGLVTNTGLARPTAHRLAVALEHHRLVARDMQGRFILGPRLSELSAAAGEDRLLAAAGPVLARLRDITGESAQLFRRQGDVRVCVAAAERPTGLRDTVPVGSQLTMTAGSAAQILLAWEDPERMNRGLQNSAFSAAALAGVRRRGWSQSVGEREAGIGSVSAAVRSPSGKVIAAVSVSGPLERLSRQPGRIHAPAVVAAAERLSQSLRRTGD, from the coding sequence ATGGACAACTCTAGCGGAGTCGGCGTTCTTGATAAAGCCGCACTCGTGCTTACTGCACTCGAGTCGGGACCGGCGACACTCGCGGGGCTCGTCACGAACACCGGCCTTGCCCGCCCGACGGCACACCGACTCGCGGTTGCGCTCGAGCATCACCGGTTGGTCGCTCGCGATATGCAGGGCCGTTTCATACTCGGGCCACGACTCTCCGAGCTGTCCGCAGCCGCGGGCGAAGACCGGCTCCTCGCCGCCGCGGGTCCGGTGCTCGCACGCCTGCGCGACATCACCGGCGAGTCGGCTCAGCTCTTCCGCCGCCAGGGCGACGTACGCGTGTGTGTCGCGGCCGCCGAACGCCCCACCGGCTTGCGCGACACAGTGCCGGTCGGCAGCCAGCTGACCATGACGGCCGGGTCCGCAGCGCAGATTCTCCTTGCCTGGGAGGATCCTGAGCGGATGAACCGCGGGCTGCAGAACTCCGCGTTCTCCGCCGCGGCGCTGGCCGGCGTACGCAGGCGAGGCTGGTCACAGAGCGTCGGTGAGCGTGAGGCAGGCATCGGATCGGTGTCGGCAGCGGTCAGATCGCCGTCTGGCAAGGTGATTGCTGCCGTGTCCGTATCGGGTCCGCTCGAGCGGCTTTCTCGCCAGCCCGGCCGTATTCATGCACCTGCTGTGGTCGCTGCAGCCGAGCGACTCAGCCAGTCGCTGCGTCGCACCGGAGACTGA